From the bacterium genome, one window contains:
- a CDS encoding amidohydrolase family protein encodes DEARMLRIAGDAAATVGLRVVRTCLAAHEVPPEYRDRRDDYVRLVCAEILPRIAGEGLAERLDVFCEPSVFDLEQTATILRRGRELGLRATVHADELEPFGGAALAARLGADSADHLIRIDDAGIAALAGSPTVAVLLPGTVFSLGLRGYAPARAMIAAGVAVALATDFNPGSCPIASVPLIQSIACTQMRLTPAEALAASTVNAAWALGLQDEVGSLAPGRAADFLVLDVDDFRLVPYHAGRNPVREVWRDGRRLVAR; translated from the coding sequence ACGACGAAGCGCGCATGCTCCGCATCGCCGGTGACGCGGCCGCCACGGTCGGCCTGCGGGTGGTCCGCACCTGCCTCGCCGCCCACGAGGTGCCGCCGGAGTACCGGGACCGGCGCGACGACTACGTCCGGCTGGTCTGCGCGGAGATCCTGCCGCGCATCGCCGGCGAGGGCCTCGCCGAGCGGCTGGACGTCTTCTGCGAGCCTTCGGTCTTCGACCTCGAGCAGACCGCGACGATCCTGCGCCGGGGCCGGGAGCTCGGCCTGCGCGCCACCGTCCACGCCGACGAGCTGGAACCGTTCGGGGGCGCGGCCCTGGCCGCGCGCCTGGGGGCGGATTCGGCGGACCACCTCATCCGCATCGACGACGCGGGCATCGCCGCCCTGGCGGGGTCGCCGACCGTGGCGGTGCTGCTGCCCGGGACGGTCTTCTCGCTCGGGCTGCGCGGCTACGCTCCGGCGCGGGCGATGATCGCGGCGGGCGTCGCGGTGGCCCTGGCCACCGACTTCAATCCCGGCAGCTGCCCGATCGCCTCGGTGCCCCTGATCCAGTCCATCGCCTGCACCCAGATGCGCCTGACGCCGGCCGAGGCCCTGGCGGCCTCCACGGTGAACGCCGCCTGGGCGCTCGGTCTCCAGGACGAGGTCGGTTCGCTGGCGCCGGGCCGCGCCGCGGACTTCCTGGTGCTGGACGTCGACGACTTCCGTTTGGTGCCCTACCACGCCGGGCGCAATCCCGTGCGCGAGGTGTGGCGCGACGGTCGCCGGTTGGTGGCGCGATGA